The Anoxybacillus flavithermus genome has a segment encoding these proteins:
- a CDS encoding response regulator, translating into MAKILLAEDEEVLRMLVVDTLEDEGHDIDEACDGEEAIEMIKQNDYDLILLDYMMPIYTGLEVIQQVRQMPDKKHVKIMMLSAKSQQADQQRVLDAGADYFMAKPYSPLELVQRIEEILHGEGA; encoded by the coding sequence ATGGCAAAAATTTTACTCGCTGAAGATGAAGAAGTGTTGCGCATGCTCGTTGTCGATACGTTAGAAGATGAAGGGCACGACATTGACGAAGCGTGCGATGGAGAAGAAGCGATCGAAATGATTAAACAAAACGATTATGATTTAATTTTACTCGATTATATGATGCCAATATATACCGGGTTAGAAGTGATTCAACAAGTGCGCCAAATGCCCGATAAAAAACATGTAAAGATTATGATGCTATCGGCAAAAAGCCAACAAGCCGACCAACAGCGCGTGCTTGATGCTGGGGCGGATTACTTTATGGCAAAGCCGTATAGCCCACTTGAATTAGTACAGCGAATCGAGGAGATTTTACATGGAGAAGGTGCGTAA
- a CDS encoding spore germination protein gives MMWFTKENRVDHVAKLLAHSPDLMCRRMRCKGKKVDVLFLSNLINHDHLQQNVLTFIQKQEDVSVEQLARCLPLGAIRICETEKEMASAIRDGWAVISIEKEKRALAVNIAQQVERSLEKAETESLVLGPKMSFTESIDTNIRILRQNVTDENLVTEKVAVGVRNQLEVRVVYIRDIADETNVQTIKQRLSELHLDEVTDSSVLAQLLDDHAYTIFPQYLLTELPDRLAYSLMKGRIGIFVDRSPTVIICPTTFFSFFETTEDIYLRWTMSTVLRMIRMLGIFASIFLSPLYVAVITYHYEVIPSALLLTIGESRSRVPFPPVIEALFLEFMIELLREAGARLPTKVGQTMGIVGGIVLGQAAVDAGFTSNVLIIIVALSALGSFTAPSYEMGATVRILRFPIILLAALWGLVGIFIGVSLLLIHLLKLTSLGRPYLSPVYPFRFADIKYALIRLPQKFYSERPKTNRPQNSRRFSWREAMKRKDLDE, from the coding sequence ATGATGTGGTTTACGAAAGAAAATCGAGTCGATCATGTCGCAAAACTGCTCGCCCATTCGCCAGATTTGATGTGTCGACGCATGCGATGTAAAGGAAAAAAGGTGGACGTGCTCTTTTTAAGCAACTTAATTAATCACGATCATCTCCAGCAAAACGTGCTTACGTTTATTCAAAAACAAGAAGACGTATCCGTCGAACAGCTCGCCCGTTGTTTGCCGCTTGGCGCCATTCGTATATGCGAAACAGAAAAGGAAATGGCATCGGCTATACGTGATGGATGGGCGGTCATCTCTATTGAAAAAGAAAAGCGTGCGCTTGCCGTCAATATCGCACAACAAGTGGAACGGTCGCTTGAAAAAGCAGAAACGGAATCGCTTGTTCTCGGTCCGAAAATGTCATTTACCGAATCGATTGATACGAACATTCGTATTTTACGTCAAAATGTGACGGATGAAAACTTAGTGACAGAAAAAGTAGCGGTTGGCGTTCGCAATCAATTAGAAGTGCGCGTTGTATACATTCGAGATATTGCGGACGAAACGAACGTTCAAACGATTAAACAAAGATTATCAGAACTACATCTCGATGAAGTCACCGATAGCTCTGTATTAGCTCAACTGTTAGACGATCACGCATATACGATTTTTCCGCAATATTTATTAACGGAACTTCCTGACCGACTAGCGTACAGCTTAATGAAAGGTCGCATCGGCATTTTTGTCGATCGCAGCCCGACAGTCATCATTTGCCCGACGACGTTTTTCAGCTTTTTTGAAACGACAGAAGATATTTATTTACGTTGGACGATGAGTACCGTCTTGCGCATGATTCGCATGCTTGGTATTTTCGCATCTATCTTTTTATCACCGTTGTACGTTGCGGTCATTACGTATCATTACGAAGTCATTCCGTCTGCGCTGTTATTGACGATTGGGGAATCGCGTTCGCGCGTCCCGTTTCCCCCTGTCATCGAGGCATTATTTCTTGAATTTATGATTGAACTGTTGCGTGAAGCAGGGGCGCGCTTGCCGACAAAAGTCGGTCAAACGATGGGTATCGTTGGCGGTATCGTCCTTGGACAAGCGGCGGTCGATGCTGGTTTTACGAGCAACGTGCTCATTATTATCGTCGCATTAAGCGCGCTCGGTTCATTTACTGCCCCAAGCTACGAAATGGGAGCGACGGTTCGCATTTTACGCTTTCCGATTATTTTACTCGCAGCGCTTTGGGGGCTTGTCGGCATATTTATCGGCGTCAGCCTTTTGCTTATTCATCTGTTAAAGCTCACGTCGCTTGGACGACCGTATTTGTCACCTGTTTACCCGTTTCGTTTTGCGGATATCAAATATGCGCTTATTCGTCTGCCGCAAAAATTTTATAGCGAACGTCCAAAAACGAACCGCCCGCAAAACTCCCGCCGTTTTTCATGGCGGGAGGCGATGAAACGAAAGGATTTGGATGAATAA
- a CDS encoding histidine kinase: MEKVRNYFRQSLARQFVVLITTFLVVFVIGAISVFVYQSTLTASFEQKKEQIETKMKYAQEMERAFNQAFSDARGYLAFNRKEFKLSIFRQQEYVQTALDALELAATTKDDTQFLLKARQFASYYFGNLVPQAIEAFENGNIEKVMSLSENGGTASIEQFQLQMKTYKNKLTEQLDAEFQQLRDHQTTAQTVFILFIATILAILITIARIMMRKIGRPLNELAKVAEKIANDEQVVYDVREATNREDEIGKLANAFQKMLTSIQEKEESLMAHNEELLAQQDELEIQQAELEQALEAMQAREKELKRYNDFIQGLSNSLDRQEVLNNIVHNIARVMEADRGMIVLMNAEKTYASFGLSASGVEQFLTYIYNGLHQRLFEQKKPFMLKRELTASEKGYHEETMFVHDVFLPVLSNENDVQAILVFSRFGGPFSDEDIQEYVGLTKQISISLQKIALYEQSEQARETVQHILNTVQEGIHFVDSKGHSVMVNKQMVALLQKETIAELEGASYEQWARGLVEQSDAGKKLCDYLRAIIFNGDEELEPFVYHLPQKRKVIQVYAKPLYRNGERQGTVFVHRDITKQFEVDQMKSEFVSTVSHELRTPLSSVLGFTELMLTKELKPERQKKYLTTIYQEAKRLTALINDFLDVQRMESGKQTYDKKYEDIVSIIENVIETQKVNTKIHQFHVQKETNNTTVLGDRDKLAQVFTNLISNAIKYSPEGGNITVRIYERGTRLCVDVQDEGLGIPEEAIPNLFTKFYRVDNSDRRRIGGTGLGLAIVKEIVKAHEGQVSVTSELKKGSTFTVSLPLVVLASEEEGERDNNDKHAHAHVIIVEDDEHLAALLEAELKDSGFRVKHAKDGKEAIALIEKEKPDAVVLDIMLEKQDTSGWDVLKALKQNEQLSDIPIIISSALEEREKGMALGATSYLVKPYQPSQLSKTILQMLLNKERQGEIFVPLNEEVN, from the coding sequence ATGGAGAAGGTGCGTAACTATTTTCGACAAAGTTTAGCAAGGCAGTTTGTTGTGCTTATAACAACCTTTTTAGTCGTCTTTGTCATCGGGGCGATATCCGTTTTCGTTTATCAGTCGACGTTAACCGCATCGTTTGAACAAAAAAAGGAACAAATCGAAACGAAAATGAAATATGCCCAAGAAATGGAACGGGCGTTTAACCAAGCGTTTTCCGATGCCCGTGGCTATTTAGCGTTCAATCGAAAAGAATTTAAATTAAGCATTTTCCGCCAGCAAGAATATGTGCAAACAGCGCTTGATGCGCTTGAACTTGCTGCCACGACAAAAGATGATACGCAATTTCTTTTAAAGGCGCGCCAGTTTGCGAGCTACTATTTCGGCAACCTCGTTCCGCAAGCGATCGAAGCGTTTGAAAACGGCAATATTGAAAAAGTGATGAGCTTATCGGAAAACGGTGGAACGGCATCGATTGAACAGTTTCAACTTCAAATGAAAACGTATAAAAATAAACTAACCGAACAGCTTGATGCAGAGTTTCAACAGTTGCGCGATCATCAAACGACCGCGCAAACGGTGTTCATTTTGTTTATTGCGACGATTTTAGCGATTTTAATTACGATCGCGCGCATCATGATGAGAAAAATCGGTCGCCCGCTTAATGAACTTGCGAAAGTGGCGGAAAAAATCGCAAACGATGAACAAGTCGTATACGACGTGCGCGAAGCGACAAATCGCGAAGATGAAATTGGGAAACTGGCAAACGCTTTTCAAAAAATGTTAACGAGCATTCAAGAAAAAGAAGAAAGTTTAATGGCACATAACGAAGAATTGCTTGCGCAACAAGATGAATTAGAAATACAACAAGCCGAGCTTGAACAAGCACTTGAAGCGATGCAAGCGCGCGAAAAAGAGTTGAAGCGCTACAACGATTTTATTCAAGGCTTATCGAATTCGTTAGATCGCCAAGAGGTGTTAAACAATATCGTCCACAACATCGCCCGCGTCATGGAAGCGGATCGCGGTATGATCGTGTTGATGAACGCCGAAAAAACGTATGCGTCATTCGGTTTATCAGCAAGCGGTGTGGAACAATTTTTAACGTATATATATAACGGCTTACATCAACGACTGTTCGAACAAAAAAAGCCGTTTATGTTAAAACGGGAACTGACCGCATCTGAAAAAGGATATCATGAAGAAACGATGTTCGTACATGATGTTTTTTTACCGGTATTATCGAATGAAAATGATGTGCAAGCGATTTTAGTATTTAGCCGTTTTGGCGGACCGTTTTCAGATGAGGATATTCAAGAATATGTCGGGTTAACGAAACAAATATCGATTTCGCTCCAAAAAATTGCGCTATATGAACAGTCCGAACAAGCGCGCGAGACGGTGCAACATATTTTAAATACGGTACAAGAAGGCATTCATTTCGTCGACAGCAAAGGTCATAGCGTCATGGTAAATAAACAAATGGTCGCCTTGCTTCAAAAAGAAACGATTGCCGAGCTTGAAGGGGCAAGTTATGAACAGTGGGCGCGCGGCTTAGTGGAACAGTCCGATGCGGGCAAAAAGCTATGTGACTATTTACGAGCGATTATATTTAACGGCGATGAAGAACTTGAGCCGTTTGTATACCATTTACCGCAAAAACGAAAAGTGATACAAGTATATGCTAAACCGTTATATCGCAACGGTGAACGGCAAGGAACGGTATTCGTCCATCGCGACATTACGAAACAATTTGAAGTCGACCAAATGAAATCGGAATTTGTTAGCACCGTCAGTCACGAATTGCGCACGCCATTATCAAGCGTGCTCGGCTTTACTGAACTGATGTTGACGAAAGAGCTGAAACCTGAACGGCAAAAAAAATATTTAACGACCATTTACCAAGAAGCAAAACGGTTAACCGCGCTCATTAACGACTTTTTAGATGTGCAACGGATGGAATCTGGAAAACAAACGTACGATAAAAAATACGAAGATATCGTTTCTATTATCGAAAACGTCATCGAAACGCAAAAAGTGAATACGAAAATTCATCAGTTTCATGTACAAAAAGAAACGAACAACACGACGGTGCTTGGTGACCGCGATAAACTCGCTCAAGTGTTTACGAATTTAATTAGCAATGCGATTAAATATTCGCCAGAAGGCGGAAATATTACGGTGCGCATTTATGAGCGAGGCACTCGCTTATGCGTCGATGTACAAGATGAAGGATTAGGCATTCCAGAAGAAGCGATCCCGAATTTATTTACGAAATTTTATCGCGTCGACAACTCCGACCGCCGCCGCATTGGTGGAACAGGGCTCGGACTGGCGATTGTAAAAGAAATCGTCAAAGCGCACGAAGGACAAGTAAGCGTCACGTCCGAATTGAAAAAAGGAAGTACGTTTACCGTATCGCTTCCGCTCGTTGTCCTCGCGAGTGAAGAAGAAGGCGAGCGCGACAATAATGACAAACACGCACACGCGCACGTCATTATTGTTGAAGATGACGAACATTTAGCGGCGTTGTTAGAAGCGGAATTAAAAGATAGCGGTTTTCGCGTCAAACATGCGAAAGATGGAAAAGAAGCGATTGCGCTCATCGAAAAAGAAAAACCAGATGCGGTCGTTTTAGATATTATGTTAGAAAAACAAGACACATCCGGTTGGGACGTATTAAAAGCGTTAAAACAAAACGAACAGCTTTCCGATATTCCAATTATCATTTCTTCTGCATTAGAAGAGCGAGAAAAAGGAATGGCGCTCGGAGCGACAAGCTATCTCGTCAAGCCGTACCAGCCAAGCCAATTATCAAAAACGATTTTACAAATGTTGTTAAATAAAGAACGACAAGGAGAAATTTTTGTCCCATTAAACGAGGAAGTCAATTAA
- a CDS encoding spore gernimation protein — protein sequence MMKTPNERLSINAYLVFFLVHTAQIGLGIVGVQRVIFVEARQDAWIAVLLSGLWIHLIVFVMYRTLKLTEHDNMFSIHTFVYGRVLGWIVNAAVVVYFLMAYTSILLGYVEMALTWMYPDFPLWGGTLILVVLTVYALYGGGFRLVAGVSFLTFFMTIWIVIVAFQPLKYAEWIHLLPILEATPKQMANGVLKTAYTMLGFEVLYIIYPFVKEKDRVHRYAQLGVLLTTFLVAVVTIIAIAFFSPKQLDVTIWASLSMFTIVKFSFIERFEYIVIPLWLLVILPNLLMFMWAMTRGGKALFHIKQKYLLFVFACVAYALALFFEKRATINEFIDKVGYYGFGFSFIYPVFLYMFVRIKKWAKGSAK from the coding sequence ATAATGAAAACGCCAAACGAACGGCTATCCATTAATGCATATCTCGTTTTTTTTCTCGTTCATACCGCACAAATCGGGCTTGGCATCGTTGGCGTGCAGCGCGTCATTTTCGTCGAAGCGCGTCAAGATGCATGGATTGCTGTGTTACTCAGCGGGTTATGGATTCATCTCATCGTGTTCGTCATGTATCGAACGTTAAAATTGACGGAACATGATAACATGTTTTCCATTCATACGTTCGTTTACGGGCGCGTGCTCGGCTGGATCGTAAACGCAGCTGTCGTCGTTTATTTTTTAATGGCGTATACGTCCATTTTACTCGGGTATGTCGAAATGGCGTTAACGTGGATGTACCCCGATTTCCCACTTTGGGGCGGTACACTTATTTTAGTCGTTTTAACGGTATATGCGCTATATGGCGGAGGATTTCGGCTTGTGGCAGGCGTCAGTTTTTTAACGTTTTTTATGACGATTTGGATTGTTATCGTCGCTTTTCAACCGTTGAAATATGCCGAATGGATTCACTTATTGCCCATTCTCGAAGCGACGCCAAAACAAATGGCAAACGGCGTATTAAAAACAGCATACACAATGCTCGGATTTGAAGTGTTATATATCATCTATCCGTTCGTCAAAGAAAAAGACCGTGTCCACCGTTACGCCCAACTTGGCGTTTTACTCACAACGTTTCTCGTTGCTGTTGTGACGATCATCGCCATCGCCTTTTTCAGCCCGAAGCAACTCGATGTTACCATTTGGGCGTCGTTATCGATGTTTACGATCGTGAAATTTTCGTTCATTGAGCGATTTGAATATATCGTCATTCCGCTTTGGTTGCTCGTGATCTTACCAAATTTACTTATGTTTATGTGGGCGATGACACGCGGTGGAAAAGCGCTTTTTCACATAAAGCAAAAATATTTGCTGTTTGTCTTTGCTTGTGTTGCCTATGCGCTCGCTTTATTTTTTGAAAAACGCGCAACGATTAATGAATTTATCGACAAAGTCGGGTATTACGGATTCGGATTTAGCTTTATTTATCCCGTTTTTTTATATATGTTTGTGCGCATAAAAAAATGGGCGAAGGGGAGTGCCAAATGA